The proteins below are encoded in one region of Pseudomonas ekonensis:
- a CDS encoding alpha/beta fold hydrolase, giving the protein MRPEIAVLDIQGQYRVYTEFYRADAAEKTIILVNGSMATTASFAQTVKNLHPQFNVVCYDQPYAGRSKAHNRHDRMLTKEVEAQILLELIDHFAAEHVLSFSWGGAATMMALAHRPRRIERAVISSFSPVINEPMRDYLERGVEHLGNLDRDRVGHLVNNTIGKHLPSLFKRFNYRHVSSLAEHEYGQMHFHINEVLNNDRDCYLRAAKQIDVPVLFMNGEWDEYTSAVDAKLFGNHVQLSTFTTLQATGHFLDMEHKAACEGSRKALLGFLKPAQHSSRARNAFAQDYHALAI; this is encoded by the coding sequence ATGAGGCCAGAAATCGCTGTGCTGGATATACAGGGTCAGTATCGGGTTTACACGGAGTTCTATCGCGCAGACGCCGCAGAGAAGACCATCATCTTGGTCAACGGCTCGATGGCCACGACTGCGTCGTTTGCGCAAACCGTCAAGAACCTGCACCCGCAATTCAACGTGGTCTGCTACGACCAGCCCTACGCTGGCCGCTCCAAGGCGCACAACCGCCACGACAGGATGCTGACCAAGGAAGTCGAGGCTCAGATCCTGCTGGAGCTGATCGACCACTTCGCCGCCGAGCATGTGCTGTCGTTCTCCTGGGGCGGCGCCGCCACCATGATGGCCCTGGCGCATCGTCCCCGGCGCATCGAAAGGGCCGTGATCAGTTCGTTCTCGCCGGTGATCAACGAACCGATGCGCGACTACCTCGAACGCGGCGTCGAACACCTCGGCAACCTGGACCGCGACCGCGTCGGCCATCTGGTGAACAACACCATCGGCAAGCACCTGCCGTCGCTGTTCAAGCGCTTCAACTACCGCCACGTCAGCAGCCTGGCCGAGCACGAATACGGGCAGATGCACTTTCACATCAACGAAGTGCTGAACAACGACCGCGACTGCTACCTGCGCGCCGCCAAGCAAATCGACGTGCCGGTGCTGTTCATGAACGGCGAATGGGACGAGTACACCTCGGCCGTGGACGCCAAGCTGTTCGGCAACCATGTGCAGCTGAGCACCTTCACCACGCTGCAGGCCACCGGCCACTTCCTCGACATGGAACACAAGGCCGCCTGCGAAGGCAGCCGCAAGGCATTGCTGGGTTTCCTGAAACCTGCGCAGCACAGCAGCCGCGCGCGCAACGCGTTCGCCCAGGACTACCATGCATTGGCCATCTGA
- a CDS encoding helix-turn-helix domain-containing protein, giving the protein MLELSLSTPSEIVKRLCERLRTERLARQMTQAEVAARAGIGTNTVSNLESGRNVGFENVIRVAMVLGRAHELENLFMPKLDSLDDILRYENSSTRHRVRRKSGDA; this is encoded by the coding sequence ATGCTGGAATTAAGCCTCAGCACCCCCAGTGAAATCGTCAAACGGCTTTGCGAACGCCTTCGCACCGAACGGTTGGCCCGGCAAATGACGCAGGCCGAAGTGGCGGCGCGCGCCGGCATCGGCACCAACACCGTGTCCAATCTGGAATCCGGGCGCAATGTCGGGTTCGAAAACGTGATTCGCGTGGCCATGGTGCTCGGGCGCGCCCATGAGCTCGAAAACCTGTTCATGCCGAAGCTGGACAGCCTGGACGATATCCTTCGCTACGAAAACAGCTCCACACGTCATCGTGTCAGGAGGAAGTCCGGCGATGCTTGA
- a CDS encoding type II toxin-antitoxin system HipA family toxin, translating to MLEQVDVYYDGWGEHWQWGTLVSTTALTGRPLIVFEYSDEAKRRGLELSSLKLPLEGPKLSRDFPRHQLGLPGPVYDSLPDGWGMLLMDRLFKRRRLNPARIGPLERLAYIGNNAMGAMSFKPVAPEGLEPQEHIPLDLLAAEVREVLNGEGGEFLERLLLVGGSPQGARPKALVYRDPLTQAFTTIATPGFEAWLVKFPARQEHPEVCAIEMVYAECLRKCGIRTPDTQYFSLPNGLAAFATRRFDRQGELRVPMQSLAAFTGADFQTAGTLDYVSFLRATHRCTNDIREKALAFERAAFNVVFNNRDDHPKNFAYLMLPSGQWTLAPAYDVTFCEGPGGYHQMDVMGEALQIDRKSLLRLAEEAEIPAGAAGDILDRMCNVASQFAAMAEHGYPGVITRETLLAIQDRIDENIALLR from the coding sequence ATGCTTGAGCAAGTCGATGTCTACTACGACGGCTGGGGCGAACACTGGCAGTGGGGCACGCTGGTTTCCACGACGGCCCTCACGGGGCGCCCGTTGATCGTGTTCGAGTACAGCGACGAAGCGAAGCGCAGAGGGCTGGAGCTGTCCTCCCTCAAGCTTCCCTTGGAAGGCCCCAAGCTAAGCCGCGACTTCCCGCGCCATCAGTTGGGGCTTCCAGGCCCGGTCTACGATTCATTGCCCGACGGATGGGGCATGCTGTTGATGGATCGTCTCTTCAAGCGCCGCCGTCTGAACCCGGCTCGCATCGGGCCGCTGGAGCGGCTGGCCTACATCGGCAACAACGCCATGGGCGCGATGTCCTTCAAACCCGTGGCGCCCGAAGGGCTGGAGCCGCAAGAACACATTCCACTCGACCTGCTCGCGGCCGAGGTACGGGAGGTGCTCAATGGCGAAGGCGGCGAATTCCTGGAGAGGTTGCTGCTGGTCGGCGGCTCTCCCCAAGGCGCCAGGCCGAAGGCTTTGGTCTATCGCGATCCTCTGACACAAGCCTTTACGACGATTGCCACGCCGGGCTTCGAGGCTTGGTTGGTCAAGTTTCCGGCCAGGCAAGAACACCCTGAAGTCTGTGCCATCGAAATGGTCTACGCCGAATGCTTGCGCAAATGCGGCATCCGCACACCCGACACCCAGTACTTCAGCCTGCCGAACGGACTGGCAGCCTTCGCCACGCGGCGCTTTGACCGACAAGGCGAGCTCCGCGTACCCATGCAAAGTCTTGCGGCCTTCACCGGAGCCGATTTCCAGACCGCGGGCACGCTGGATTACGTCAGTTTCCTGCGGGCGACCCATCGCTGCACCAATGACATTCGGGAAAAGGCGCTGGCGTTCGAACGTGCAGCCTTCAACGTTGTGTTCAACAACCGGGACGATCACCCCAAGAACTTTGCCTACCTGATGTTACCTTCGGGCCAATGGACATTGGCGCCGGCCTACGACGTGACCTTCTGCGAAGGCCCCGGCGGATACCATCAAATGGATGTGATGGGCGAAGCACTGCAGATCGACCGGAAATCCCTGCTCAGACTTGCTGAGGAAGCCGAGATCCCGGCCGGCGCGGCAGGCGACATCCTTGACCGGATGTGCAACGTGGCCAGTCAGTTCGCGGCCATGGCCGAGCATGGATACCCCGGTGTGATCACCCGGGAAACGTTGCTGGCCATTCAGGACCGGATCGACGAAAACATTGCCCTGCTTCGCTGA
- a CDS encoding DUF6124 family protein, which yields MKKPTPNPPEIPTDPTSPYTSIDSRKLHEAAERALDHYLNPAAGIMATSLDAEPMYLPNPVYDTESLLANASENLGSASEMLNNFAAVLDAGHRRTALGIAQLVALGEAAVNQALDNVEPKG from the coding sequence ATGAAAAAACCAACACCGAACCCGCCCGAAATCCCCACCGATCCAACTTCCCCCTACACCTCGATCGACTCGCGAAAACTTCACGAAGCCGCAGAACGTGCGCTCGACCATTACTTGAACCCGGCCGCCGGGATCATGGCCACGTCCCTCGACGCCGAACCCATGTACCTCCCCAACCCCGTCTACGACACCGAATCCCTGCTGGCCAACGCCAGCGAGAACCTCGGCTCGGCCTCGGAAATGCTCAACAACTTCGCCGCCGTGCTGGACGCCGGCCACCGCCGGACCGCGCTGGGCATCGCGCAATTGGTGGCGCTGGGGGAAGCGGCGGTGAACCAGGCGTTGGATAACGTCGAACCGAAGGGGTGA